A part of Apostichopus japonicus isolate 1M-3 chromosome 10, ASM3797524v1, whole genome shotgun sequence genomic DNA contains:
- the LOC139974910 gene encoding uncharacterized protein → MMKQDRRKPSWSFADRVRYNIQHHLEDAAPRVHRYVNSTSFFVRRMSDSLQKIPENGRPKSTEQQVVLQSKLILRDYLQWEVKRQKAASPHPLVTVSHIAPSSPYRDDSAGDPLATTATTTSSPHKLEEKDDVIGNLLKLTISDCSDVSQQVIAMGRELELRYPNIFKGVANNLRLNLSSPNQLITAYQTVSQELFRFGITWLRIVALIVITKSLFLECAIEGNDQHSFNLVEAFQRVVRRRLSDWIINHGGWIGLAFYVEKHRESRLKVWFYSLLGVFVGVTCSWIIPWTWRTYAHAHAQ, encoded by the exons ATGATGAAACAAGATCGTCGTAAACCTTCATGGAGTTTTGCTGATCGTGTTCGTTACAATATACAACATCATTTAGAGGACGCAGCGCCTCGTGTGCATCGTTACGTCAACTCTACATCATTCTTTGTTAGAAGAATGTCGGATTCATTGCAAAAGATTCCCGAAAATGGTCGACCAAAGTCGACCGAACAACAGGTTGTCCTTCAAAGCAAACTTATTTTACGAGACTATTTACAATGGGAAGTGAAACGGCAGAAAGCCGCGAGTCCTCATCCATTGGTAACCGTTTCCCACATAGCGCCATCTTCACCGTATCGCGACGACAGTGCAGGCGACCCCTTGGCAACGACGGCGACGACGACAAGCAGTCCTCATAAATTGGAAGAGAAAGATGACGTCATAGGCAACCTTTTAAAATTGACTATATCGGACTGTAGTGACGTATCACAGCAGGTTATCGCGATGGGCAGAGAACTGGAATTACGGTATCCGAACATCTTTAAAGGAGTAGCAAATAATTTGAGACTCAACTTGAGCTCCCCCAATCAACTTATTACTGCATATCAAACGGTATCACAGGAGTTGTTCCGGTTTG GTATCACGTGGCTTCGTATTGTCGCCCTCATCGTCATAACGAAATCTCTCTTTCTCGAGTGTGCAATCGAAGGAAACGATCAGCACTCTTTTAATTTAGTGGAAGCATTTCAAAGAGTTGTGAGGCGGCGTCTCTCTGATTGGATTATTAACCACGGAGGATGG ATTGGTTTAGCCTTTTATGTTGAGAAGCATCGCGAGTCTAGACTGAAGGTCTGGTTTTATAGCCTCTTGGGTGTGTTTGTTGGAGTTACTTGCTCTTGGATAATACCATGGACATGGAGGACATATGCGCATGCGCATGCGCAATGA
- the LOC139975079 gene encoding arylacetamide deacetylase-like, which translates to MKWGIFSASIIFAITICAILVHIKHPIPNGITEPEKFRMLTISTKFLDYLIHFRSLIQPIEFVDIITMRQITALITWFGKAQREVTDDNIAVTVTTFDGVLVRIFEPAVRSNETLPGFIYLHGGGACLGDTEFYAWLTGRFAKEINAIVVSVEYPLAPENPFPIPFETSLAASKYFLANAEAYGADPNRVAIGGDSAGGYLAALVTQFVTDDPTIPDFQLQVLVYPIIQYFHTNSPAYQKYAWDFGDGGPLPRKQIATYLSYHMFGKYDGHFIDSVTADSHMPPGWSLSDEFNDRYHHSLIPTELKHPQYYDDASVFVQGDENAWNKHKKWAIDPRSNPLNRQNFTGLAPALIITCGFDSLRDEGIFYGQALSKADVDVEWKHYEGAFHGIMYLGPTMEFKLGRQMQTDVIEFLSDRL; encoded by the exons ATGAAGTGGGGTATTTTTTCCGCGAGTATAATTTTTGCTATCACCATATGTGCAATATTAGTCCATATTAAACATCCTATTCCAAATGGAATTACAGAACCTGAGAAATTTCGGATGCTGACCATATCGACCAAATTTTTAGATTACTTG atTCACTTTCGTTCCTTAATCCAACCAATTGAGTTCGTGGACATCATAACAATGCGTCAGATAACGGCTCTGATCACGTGGTTTGGAAAAGCACAAAGGGAGGTAACAGACGACAATATTGCCGTCACCGTGACAACGTTTGATGGTGTATTAGTTAGAATATTTGAACCAGCCGTTCGTAGTAATGAAACACTTCCAGGTTTCATCTATCTCCACGGAGGAGGCGCCTGTCTTGGTGATACAG AATTTTATGCCTGGCTAACTGGACGTTTTGCCAAAGAAATAAACGCTATCGTAGTGTCTGTTGA ATACCCACTGGCCCCAGAGAATCCCTTTCCGATCCCCTTCGAGACCAGTCTGGCCGCCTCTAAATACTTCCTTGCCAACGCCGAAGCTTATGGCGCTGATCCGAACCGTGTTGCTATTGGCGGTGACAGCGCTGGCGGTTATCTTGCCGCTCTGGTGACCCAGTTCGTGACGGATGACCCAACCATCCCGGATTTCCAACTCCAAGTCCTCGTGTATCCAATAATACAATATTTTCACACAAACTCTCCCGCTTACCAGAAGTACGCATGGGACTTTGGGGACGGTGGCCCGTTACCAAGGAAACAGATCGCCACCTATTTGTCGTACCACATGTTTGGAAAGTATGATGGTCACTTCATCGACTCCGTGACCGCTGACAGTCACATGCCACCTGGGTGGTCATTAAGTGACGAATTCAATGACAGATACCACCATTCCCTCATTCCAACTGAATTGAAACACCCTCAATATTATGACGATGCTTCTGTGTTTGTTCAAGGAGACGAGAATGCTTGGAACAAGCATAAAAAATGGGCGATCGATCCGAGGTCCAATCCTCTAAATCGACAAAACTTCACCGGGCTGGCCCCGGCACTCATCATTACATGTGGCTTTGATAGTTTGAGAGACGAAGGTATATTTTATGGACAGGCATTGTCAAAAGCTGACGTGGACGTGGAGTGGAAACATTACGAGGGTGCGTTTCATGGGATCATGTATCTTGGACCAACAATGGAATTTAAACTTGGTAGACAAATGCAGACAGATGTTATCGAATTCCTTAGCGACCGACTATGA